A stretch of the Chitinophagaceae bacterium genome encodes the following:
- a CDS encoding tetratricopeptide repeat protein: MKEVTECKEDLEQLLPAQTTLIAKTKNKLRLAEEKLLNFIKRVIFIYGTIERVPVNTARSIQARGLFEAGRLDEAIAVLSTPEMDIELIHVKESRDHLKRALEEATEKARLIAHDFLSRALYQSAKPSTPDLVKQTIESFEKSLEAMELYDNLFQYSLYLKLIGRGSHTVSYLGKALAFHIAENGEDNEDNAMLYNSLAMAWKDKGDLDKAISYLDKALAIDLKLFGDESPNLARDYNNLALAWQDKGDLDKAISYLDKTLAISLKLFGEENPNVAIAYNNLGLSWQGKGNLDNAISSYNKALPIFLKLFGEENPNIATGYNNLGMAWQAKGDLVKAISYLDHALAIYLKLFGEENSNVALGYNNLGLAWHVKGNLDKAISYYDNSLAIYIKLFGEENPNVALGYNNLGMAWKDKGDLEKAIFYLDKALAISFKLFGKENANSAMGYLNLGMAWQAKGDLDKAVSYLDIALAVYLNLFGEENPNVALAYNSLGMAWKDKGDLEKAISYLDKALVIDLKLFGEENPNVVKDYNNLGLTWQAKGDFHKAINHLDKALTISLKLFGEENPNVATAYNNLGMASQGKGDLDNAISYYNKALAIFLKLFGNENPNVATGYNNLGMVWKDKDDPDKAIGYLDQALAIDLKLFGEENANLARDYNNLGLAWQAKGDPDKAINYLEKALAIDLKLFGEENPSVAIVYNNLAQAWQDKRDFDKAISYLDKALAISLKLYGEENPNVATNYNNLGLAWQAKGDLETAISYEEKSYLIFNKMYGDENNSTKTVEKNLNNMKSLNSQ; encoded by the coding sequence ATGAAGGAGGTCACCGAATGTAAGGAAGACCTTGAACAGTTGCTTCCCGCTCAAACAACCCTGATTGCCAAGACCAAAAACAAGCTTCGTCTTGCAGAAGAAAAATTACTCAACTTCATCAAAAGAGTAATTTTTATTTACGGTACCATTGAACGCGTGCCGGTAAACACGGCACGATCGATACAAGCAAGAGGGCTTTTTGAAGCAGGTCGGCTTGATGAAGCAATTGCTGTGCTTTCAACACCCGAGATGGACATAGAACTCATTCATGTAAAAGAATCAAGGGATCACCTGAAGAGAGCACTCGAGGAAGCAACTGAAAAAGCCAGGCTGATTGCTCATGATTTTTTGAGCCGCGCACTTTACCAATCTGCAAAACCATCTACCCCTGATTTAGTTAAACAAACCATTGAGTCCTTTGAAAAATCTTTGGAAGCAATGGAGCTCTATGATAACCTGTTTCAATACTCTTTGTACCTGAAGCTCATTGGGCGTGGCTCACATACTGTTTCTTATCTCGGAAAGGCGCTGGCATTTCATATTGCTGAAAATGGTGAAGACAATGAAGATAATGCAATGCTTTACAACAGCCTCGCTATGGCCTGGAAAGACAAAGGCGATCTTGACAAAGCCATCAGCTACCTTGACAAAGCGCTGGCGATTGATTTGAAATTATTTGGGGATGAAAGTCCTAACCTGGCAAGAGATTACAACAACCTCGCCCTGGCATGGCAGGATAAAGGCGATCTTGACAAAGCCATCAGCTACCTTGATAAAACGCTGGCGATTTCTTTGAAGTTATTTGGAGAGGAAAATCCAAATGTTGCCATTGCTTACAACAATCTTGGTTTGTCATGGCAGGGAAAAGGAAATCTTGACAATGCTATCAGCTCCTATAATAAAGCACTGCCGATTTTTTTGAAATTATTCGGGGAAGAAAATCCAAACATAGCAACCGGTTACAACAACCTCGGCATGGCATGGCAAGCGAAGGGTGATCTTGTAAAAGCCATCAGCTACCTTGATCATGCGCTGGCCATTTATTTGAAATTATTCGGGGAAGAAAATTCAAACGTTGCATTGGGTTATAATAATCTCGGCCTGGCATGGCATGTAAAAGGGAATCTTGACAAAGCCATCAGCTACTACGATAATTCGCTGGCGATTTATATAAAATTATTCGGGGAAGAAAACCCAAATGTGGCATTGGGATACAATAACCTCGGCATGGCATGGAAAGACAAAGGTGACCTTGAAAAAGCCATCTTCTACCTTGACAAAGCGCTGGCAATTTCTTTTAAATTATTCGGAAAAGAAAACGCAAACTCCGCAATGGGTTACCTCAATCTTGGCATGGCATGGCAAGCCAAAGGTGATCTTGATAAAGCCGTCAGCTACCTCGATATTGCGCTGGCGGTTTATTTGAATTTATTCGGGGAAGAAAATCCAAATGTGGCATTGGCGTACAATAGTCTCGGCATGGCATGGAAAGACAAAGGTGATCTTGAAAAAGCCATCAGCTACCTGGACAAAGCGTTGGTGATTGATTTGAAATTATTCGGGGAGGAAAATCCGAACGTGGTAAAGGATTACAACAACCTCGGCCTGACATGGCAAGCCAAAGGTGATTTTCACAAAGCCATCAACCACCTAGATAAAGCGCTGACCATTTCATTAAAGTTATTCGGAGAAGAAAATCCAAATGTTGCCACTGCTTATAACAATCTCGGCATGGCAAGCCAGGGTAAGGGAGATCTTGACAATGCCATCAGCTACTACAATAAAGCGCTGGCAATTTTTTTGAAATTATTCGGTAATGAAAATCCAAATGTGGCAACTGGTTATAACAATCTCGGCATGGTTTGGAAAGATAAAGATGATCCTGACAAAGCGATCGGCTACCTTGACCAGGCGCTGGCGATTGATTTAAAATTATTCGGTGAAGAAAATGCGAACCTGGCAAGAGATTACAACAACCTCGGGCTGGCATGGCAAGCCAAGGGTGATCCTGACAAAGCCATCAACTACCTTGAAAAAGCGCTGGCGATTGATTTGAAATTATTCGGAGAAGAAAATCCATCCGTGGCAATTGTCTACAACAACCTCGCACAGGCATGGCAGGATAAAAGGGATTTTGACAAAGCCATTAGCTACCTTGATAAAGCGCTCGCGATTTCTTTGAAGTTATATGGGGAAGAAAATCCAAACGTGGCAACCAATTACAACAATCTTGGCCTAGCATGGCAAGCCAAAGGTGACCTTGAAACTGCCATCAGCTATGAAGAGAAATCATATTTGATTTTCAATAAAATGTATGGTGATGAAAATAACTCCACCAAAACCGTTGAGAAAAATCTTAATAACATGAAGTCATTGAACAGCCAGTGA
- a CDS encoding spore maturation protein codes for MALSRFFTIIIIASIGWAFFLLLTGNLYSFTGMINGKQGDPTMVAERDSADQKRMDPLLFALIKNVGGDGYQHGDTLYHLTKSGIVEVSVGSQKADGLFPTCKNTIIDIWLPLIGYLTFFCGLMNLLSDSKATEKMSRFLTPLFSKIFPDLPKAHPAYGYMTMNFAANFLGLDSAATPFGLKAMESMQISNPVKEKATNSQIMFLCLHAAGLTLIPTSIIGYRAAMNAANPADIMLPTIITSFVGTIAALVFVSIRQRINLFNVAVIGMVAGISLIIGGLMYFISQLHGIDKMHFTGNLSNGVLLFIILAIVAYAFLKEKVFTTGNTNIFDSFIMGAKEGFTTGVRILPYMIAMLAALSIFRNSGLMDIAMNGITATLNIFKVDPQIINAIPVALMRPFSAGGSRGFMLDAMKTYGADSLTGQLACLFQGAAETTFYVVALYFGSVSVKNTRYTLGIMLMVDFVCVITAIFVCRLYF; via the coding sequence ATGGCCCTCAGCCGTTTCTTCACCATCATTATTATTGCCAGCATCGGCTGGGCATTTTTCCTGTTGCTCACCGGTAACCTGTATTCATTTACCGGAATGATCAATGGCAAACAAGGCGATCCCACGATGGTTGCCGAAAGAGATTCTGCTGATCAGAAAAGGATGGATCCATTGCTCTTTGCTTTAATAAAGAATGTTGGGGGAGATGGTTATCAGCATGGCGACACACTCTACCATCTCACTAAATCAGGAATTGTTGAAGTAAGTGTCGGTTCTCAAAAAGCGGATGGACTTTTTCCTACCTGCAAAAATACGATCATAGACATCTGGCTGCCACTGATCGGTTACCTCACTTTTTTCTGTGGGTTGATGAATTTATTGAGCGATTCAAAAGCTACAGAGAAAATGTCGCGGTTTCTCACGCCGCTCTTTTCAAAAATTTTTCCGGACCTTCCGAAAGCGCATCCTGCTTACGGTTACATGACGATGAATTTTGCAGCGAACTTTCTTGGTCTTGATTCTGCTGCCACGCCTTTCGGCTTAAAAGCGATGGAAAGCATGCAGATATCCAATCCTGTGAAAGAGAAAGCCACGAACAGCCAGATTATGTTTCTGTGCCTGCACGCTGCCGGACTTACATTGATTCCGACTTCCATCATCGGTTATCGTGCAGCTATGAATGCAGCGAATCCTGCAGACATTATGTTGCCCACCATTATCACTTCATTCGTCGGTACCATTGCAGCACTTGTATTTGTAAGCATCAGGCAGCGCATCAATTTATTCAATGTTGCTGTGATTGGTATGGTGGCCGGCATCAGTCTCATCATTGGCGGATTAATGTATTTCATCAGTCAACTGCATGGCATTGACAAAATGCATTTCACCGGTAACCTGAGCAATGGCGTTTTGCTGTTCATCATCCTCGCTATTGTCGCTTATGCTTTTCTAAAGGAAAAAGTATTTACTACCGGCAACACAAATATTTTCGATTCATTTATCATGGGTGCAAAAGAAGGATTCACAACCGGTGTGCGGATTCTTCCTTACATGATTGCGATGCTTGCCGCACTCAGCATCTTTCGCAATTCAGGATTGATGGACATCGCGATGAATGGCATCACGGCCACACTGAATATTTTCAAAGTGGATCCGCAAATCATCAACGCCATTCCTGTCGCCTTGATGCGACCCTTCAGTGCCGGAGGTTCCCGTGGATTTATGTTGGATGCCATGAAAACGTACGGAGCAGATTCTCTTACCGGTCAACTCGCCTGCCTTTTCCAGGGAGCTGCTGAAACTACTTTTTATGTGGTGGCTTTATACTTCGGATCGGTTAGTGTGAAGAATACACGCTACACTTTGGGCATCATGTTGATGGTGGATTTTGTGTGCGTGATCACAGCAATCTTTGTTTGCCGGCTTTATTTCTAA
- a CDS encoding NAD-dependent succinate-semialdehyde dehydrogenase has product MKQQFINGKWCDALTGNTWPVQNPATEEIITTVPFGNDEDCNLAIEAAYIAFPAWSNLSNWTRGDMLKKTADIIRKNLKDYATEMVLESGKPMAEAIGEWRVAANLFEWFAEEGKRSYGKVIPSARTDKRMSVIYQPMGVIGVITAWNFPAYNPARACAAALAAGCTIICKGSEYTPLTSMNLFSALQEAGIPAGVANLVNGDSAKIGEAMLHHPKLKKISFTGSTRVGKILMDGASKTATKLALELGGNAPVIIMDDVDVEKVAKTAVVSKFRNAGQVCVAPQRFFVHRKIYDAFVNATARYANEHTTGNGLEEKSKMGPLINARQQEMVLSIINEAKNEGAEIVAGGTKREKGFFVEPTIIADRNGNSPFLNKEIFGPVLPIVPFDTIDEVIEKANNTPYGLAAYIWTNDLKTSILLSEKLEFGMIGINEWSPHATEAPFGGWKQSGIGHESGSEGLFEYLEKKLISIGGL; this is encoded by the coding sequence ATGAAACAACAATTTATAAACGGCAAATGGTGTGATGCACTCACCGGCAATACCTGGCCTGTTCAAAATCCTGCCACCGAAGAAATCATCACAACCGTTCCTTTCGGAAATGATGAAGATTGCAATCTCGCTATTGAAGCTGCTTATATAGCATTTCCCGCATGGAGCAATTTGTCTAATTGGACACGTGGTGATATGCTAAAGAAGACAGCCGACATCATTCGCAAAAACCTGAAGGATTACGCGACGGAAATGGTACTGGAATCGGGAAAGCCGATGGCAGAAGCGATTGGTGAATGGCGTGTTGCGGCAAATCTCTTTGAATGGTTTGCGGAAGAAGGAAAGCGTTCGTATGGAAAAGTAATTCCATCTGCGCGAACTGATAAGCGCATGAGTGTGATTTATCAACCGATGGGTGTAATCGGGGTTATCACTGCGTGGAATTTTCCGGCTTATAATCCTGCTCGCGCTTGTGCAGCAGCTTTGGCTGCCGGCTGCACAATTATTTGTAAAGGATCTGAATACACTCCGCTGACTTCCATGAATTTATTTTCAGCCTTGCAGGAAGCAGGAATTCCTGCTGGTGTTGCCAACCTCGTGAATGGTGATTCAGCGAAGATTGGGGAAGCGATGTTACACCATCCGAAACTGAAAAAGATTTCTTTTACCGGAAGTACACGCGTAGGAAAAATTCTGATGGATGGTGCGTCAAAAACTGCAACAAAACTTGCATTGGAACTTGGTGGAAATGCGCCGGTAATTATTATGGATGATGTAGATGTAGAGAAAGTAGCAAAGACTGCAGTAGTTTCCAAGTTCAGAAACGCCGGACAAGTATGTGTAGCTCCACAAAGATTTTTTGTGCACCGGAAAATCTATGATGCTTTCGTAAATGCAACAGCTCGTTATGCAAATGAACATACCACCGGAAATGGTCTTGAAGAAAAATCTAAAATGGGTCCGTTGATAAATGCGCGCCAACAGGAAATGGTGTTGTCAATTATTAATGAAGCAAAAAATGAAGGTGCAGAAATAGTAGCAGGCGGAACTAAACGTGAGAAAGGTTTTTTTGTCGAACCAACCATCATTGCTGACCGTAACGGGAACTCACCATTTCTCAATAAAGAAATTTTTGGTCCTGTACTTCCAATTGTTCCATTTGATACAATAGATGAAGTGATTGAAAAAGCGAACAATACTCCATACGGACTTGCAGCTTATATATGGACCAATGATTTGAAAACTTCTATCTTACTTTCAGAGAAACTGGAATTTGGAATGATTGGTATTAATGAATGGTCACCACATGCAACGGAAGCTCCTTTTGGCGGTTGGAAACAAAGTGGAATCGGTCATGAAAGCGGCAGTGAAGGATTGTTTGAATACCTGGAGAAGAAGCTGATTTCAATTGGTGGATTGTGA
- a CDS encoding sodium:proton antiporter, translating into MDYGALALIPPLVVIILAILLRTSFEPLLIGCIVGFIILQRENFFTGFVDSLYRVMEDESTVWVILVCGLYGSLIGLMVRSGGAMKFGEDMLMRIKTRRAALFGTWGLGLFIFLDDYLSALTVGITMKKITDHFKIPREYLAYIVNTTAPPWSVVVPISTWTLFIGSILVKCKFAPEGMGNHVYWQVIPYVAYSWVSVLLIPLVILGIVPLFGKMKLANERAINSGEVIPPGRKIAAVKLELFENEKQPKSLYFILPLVVLLGATIALDYDALKGVMIAVAFTFIYYMVMKLGSFQQLSETLFTGFNSMLYALALVVMSYVLKDAGDQLGLTQYVIDSVKPIVSRELLPVLVFVAISFISFTTGSSWGVYAVAIPIIIPLSVSLGSNPLIDIGAVVSAGVFGANACLYSDATILTAQSTDTNNLDHALSQLPFALIAFGISVLVYLGFGFFL; encoded by the coding sequence ATGGACTACGGCGCGCTTGCACTCATCCCACCATTGGTAGTCATCATCCTGGCCATCCTGCTCCGCACTTCTTTCGAACCATTGTTAATCGGTTGCATTGTAGGTTTTATCATTCTTCAACGCGAAAATTTCTTCACAGGATTTGTTGATTCATTGTATCGGGTGATGGAAGATGAAAGTACGGTATGGGTTATTCTTGTTTGCGGATTGTATGGTTCCCTGATTGGATTGATGGTGCGATCCGGCGGGGCGATGAAGTTCGGGGAAGATATGCTGATGCGTATTAAAACAAGAAGAGCAGCACTATTTGGCACCTGGGGACTTGGACTTTTTATCTTTCTCGATGATTACCTCAGCGCACTTACGGTAGGTATTACTATGAAAAAAATTACCGATCATTTTAAGATTCCAAGAGAATACCTGGCATACATCGTAAACACTACGGCGCCGCCATGGAGTGTGGTGGTACCGATTTCAACATGGACACTTTTTATCGGTTCCATTCTTGTCAAGTGCAAGTTTGCTCCTGAAGGAATGGGTAATCATGTTTACTGGCAGGTGATTCCATATGTAGCTTACAGTTGGGTTTCTGTTTTATTAATTCCGTTGGTAATACTTGGAATTGTTCCGCTCTTTGGTAAAATGAAATTGGCAAATGAACGTGCGATTAACTCAGGAGAAGTAATTCCTCCGGGAAGAAAAATTGCCGCGGTTAAACTTGAATTATTTGAAAATGAAAAGCAACCTAAATCATTGTATTTCATTTTACCACTGGTGGTATTATTGGGTGCAACCATAGCGCTGGATTATGATGCGTTGAAAGGCGTGATGATTGCAGTTGCTTTTACCTTTATCTATTACATGGTGATGAAGCTTGGATCTTTTCAGCAGCTTTCGGAAACATTGTTTACCGGATTTAACAGCATGCTCTATGCTTTGGCATTGGTGGTGATGAGTTATGTACTGAAAGATGCAGGAGATCAACTTGGACTGACCCAATATGTTATCGACAGTGTGAAACCAATTGTGAGCAGAGAACTCCTTCCGGTGTTGGTGTTTGTCGCTATTTCTTTCATTTCATTTACAACAGGATCTTCATGGGGCGTTTATGCAGTTGCGATTCCCATCATCATTCCACTTTCAGTTTCTTTGGGATCAAATCCGTTGATTGATATCGGAGCTGTCGTCAGCGCCGGGGTGTTTGGAGCAAATGCTTGTCTCTATTCAGATGCTACAATCCTCACTGCGCAAAGCACAGACACTAATAATCTTGATCATGCGCTTTCGCAGTTACCTTTTGCATTAATTGCCTTTGGTATTTCTGTATTGGTGTATTTGGGATTTGGATTTTTTCTTTGA
- a CDS encoding GNAT family N-acetyltransferase encodes MLAVQAEQLELLQRKVFPLLAEEELLHADQYKKHLEIFPEGQFVALDGVKVIGATTSMRYHYNIEDPEPHTFQEVMGGGWLTTHEPNGEWLYGIDVSVDPSYRKIGIAKALYKARQHTVHQLELKGQITVGMLNGFGAVKDKMTLDEYYEKVKSGELFDPTVSVQQKVGFKIAGLIKEYLHDPTCGNAGALIVLEAGELGIRN; translated from the coding sequence ATGCTCGCAGTGCAAGCGGAGCAACTTGAATTATTGCAACGAAAAGTATTTCCATTGCTTGCCGAAGAAGAATTACTGCATGCTGACCAATACAAAAAACACCTGGAGATTTTTCCCGAAGGACAATTCGTTGCTCTTGACGGAGTGAAAGTAATTGGCGCCACTACTTCCATGCGTTATCACTATAATATTGAAGACCCGGAACCCCATACTTTTCAGGAGGTGATGGGTGGTGGCTGGCTGACAACACATGAGCCCAATGGGGAATGGTTGTATGGCATTGATGTAAGTGTCGATCCTTCCTATAGGAAAATAGGTATTGCGAAAGCATTGTATAAGGCACGTCAGCACACCGTTCACCAGTTGGAATTGAAAGGACAAATAACAGTTGGTATGTTAAATGGATTCGGAGCAGTGAAAGATAAAATGACCCTGGATGAATATTATGAAAAAGTAAAGAGCGGTGAGTTGTTTGATCCGACAGTTTCAGTGCAACAAAAGGTAGGATTTAAAATAGCAGGATTGATAAAAGAATACCTTCACGATCCAACTTGTGGCAATGCCGGAGCGCTCATTGTTTTGGAGGCAGGAGAATTAGGAATTAGGAATTAA